A single region of the Mus caroli chromosome 16, CAROLI_EIJ_v1.1, whole genome shotgun sequence genome encodes:
- the Cmss1 gene encoding protein CMSS1 isoform X3: protein MTQQDTAPVPEKTQQPTECFLTQAKEPKAEDSRKTRKWKKKKISDILAKSEPKPGAPEDLQKLIRDHYSSSRSVIELEELHLPDSCFLKANDLTHSLSSYLKEICPKWVKLRKTHNEKKSVLMLILCSSAVRALELIRSLTAFKGDAKVMKLFAKHIKVQEQVKLLQKRVIHLGVGTPGRIKELVKQDGLHLNPLKFLVLDWNWRDQKLRRMMDIPEIRKEVFELLDMGVFSLCKSDSLKLGLF, encoded by the exons CCTACTGAGTGTTTCTTGACACAAGCAAAGGAACCCAAAGCAGAGGACTCTCGGAAGACCAGGAAGTGGAAGAAG aagaaaatttctgaTATTCTTGCAAAATCAGAGCCCAAACCAGGGGCCCCTGAGGACCTTCAGAAGCTGATCAGGGACCATTACAGCAGCAGCCGTTCCGTGATTGAATTAGAAGAACTGCACCTACCAG ACTCCTGCTTCCTCAAGGCCAATGATTTGACTCACAGTCTCTCTTCATACCTAAAAGAAA TCTGTCCTAAGTGGGTAAAACTTCGGAAAACCCACAACGAGAAGAAGTCGGTCCTGATGCTGATCCTCTGCAGCTCCGCTGTTCGAGCCCTGGAGCTGATCAG GTCTCTGACAGCATTCAAAGGAGATGCCAAAGTTATGAAATTATTTGCAAAACATATAAAG GTCCAGGAACAGGTAAAGTTGCTGCAGAAGCGTGTGATACACCTGGGTGTGGGGACTCCTGGGAGAATCAAAGAACTTGTCAAACAAG ATGGCCTCCATTTGAACCCCTTAAAGTTTCTGGTGTTGGACTGGAACTGGAGAGAtcagaagctgaggagaatgaTGGACATTCCCGAG ATAAGAAAGGAGGTTTTTGAGCTTCTAGATATGGGAGTGTTCAGCCTGTGCAAGTCAGACTCCTTGAAGCTGGGCCTTTTCTAA